A window from Candidatus Methylomirabilota bacterium encodes these proteins:
- a CDS encoding molybdopterin cofactor-binding domain-containing protein encodes SRSIMIGGSAVRVASGEVRDKMLAVAAQLLEAAREDLQVEEGRFFPKGSPHRAVTFRQVAQEVYGNPFGPFAEGIEPGLEATRYFRSPNVHHQPKRDGRFNAYPTWPSAAAACIVEVDPETGHVRVLRYCLVDDSGTIINPLLVDANLHGALAQAIGGALYEEVAYDQAGQLQTATLMDYTIPTAVELPRFEIEHQHTPSPFTPLGAKGVGESGMGSALGALCGAIEDAFPDLDVRITELPLTPGRVWRAIQDARARRPTHPTRKGAGAAQGKEPR; translated from the coding sequence CCTCGCGCAGTATCATGATCGGGGGCTCGGCGGTGCGCGTCGCCAGCGGCGAGGTCCGCGACAAGATGCTCGCCGTGGCCGCCCAGCTCCTGGAGGCCGCCCGCGAGGACCTCCAGGTCGAGGAGGGGCGCTTCTTCCCCAAGGGGAGCCCCCATCGCGCGGTCACCTTTCGCCAGGTGGCCCAGGAGGTCTACGGCAATCCGTTCGGCCCCTTCGCCGAGGGGATCGAGCCGGGCCTGGAGGCCACCCGCTATTTCCGCAGCCCGAATGTCCATCACCAGCCCAAGCGAGACGGCCGCTTCAACGCCTACCCGACCTGGCCGAGCGCCGCCGCCGCCTGCATCGTGGAGGTCGACCCCGAGACCGGGCACGTGAGGGTCCTCCGCTACTGCCTGGTGGACGATAGCGGGACGATCATCAACCCGCTCCTGGTGGACGCCAACCTGCATGGGGCCCTGGCCCAGGCGATCGGCGGCGCCCTCTACGAGGAGGTGGCCTACGACCAGGCGGGGCAGCTCCAGACCGCGACGCTGATGGACTACACCATCCCGACCGCGGTGGAGCTGCCGCGCTTCGAGATCGAGCACCAGCACACGCCGTCCCCCTTCACGCCACTGGGGGCCAAAGGCGTCGGCGAGTCCGGGATGGGCAGCGCGCTGGGTGCCCTGTGCGGCGCCATCGAGGACGCGTTCCCGGATCTCGACGTACGGATCACCGAGTTACCGCTGACTCCCGGCCGCGTCTGGCGGGCCATCCAGGATGCGCGAGCGCGCCGGCCCACCCACCCGACCCGTAAGGGTGCGGGCGCCGCCCAAGGCAAGGAGCCCCGATGA